One genomic segment of Mytilus galloprovincialis chromosome 5, xbMytGall1.hap1.1, whole genome shotgun sequence includes these proteins:
- the LOC143075717 gene encoding uncharacterized protein LOC143075717 produces MNGLPGIEVLFRENKRLANKLTKDELKSLKTYISDRLLHDHEELLFNYNTLKSSHNSSIQELKQNIEQLEKELAFKNEIITNYKSSDENLAIVYKKRGEKLEKRHSVLLEDHESNKGTVKLFELRVQNLQKELEEYQQKEEQQAKLIEEQEEAIKRLHESQDNVINSDKLAKDLLKVKLAVDDKTREFQKIKQLNAELLGQIEAYKSKCTELQTNMEKIKTDFNNQTKEFRSKCEQIASLQYHIDMEKRTTSELQKELQSLLGPLNNIQGQQGQQGDQNNKDASMYKAESMRSQIQYLEGRVKLVEERLALYRISVRDSTKEVGIVSTDCKRLEQLIERLVVHESTTIEKTLIELRESTETRRCVLEESIDEILKQAPGVISRDANEIRAQITSLKKQAEQSRLNDVITRCSRLFPRIEACEKAQFAINDKVISKQWKESTTPPKYTPKPRRSIDHTNTTFSGLPKKPPPMPLLLRSKTHNGNSPVWKRKYSTSMDSILLSPTLIDLSVSPNPSPRAATETKSRVSFFPPGRPLSAFSNSSLGKTSQ; encoded by the exons ATGAACGGGCTACCAGGAATCGAAG ttcTCTTCCGGGAAAATAAACGCCTTGCAAATAAACTTACAAAGGATGAACTAAAGTCACTAAAGACCTACATCAGCGATCGTCTATTACACGACCACGAAGAACTCTTATTTAACTATAATACTCTCAAATCTTCTCACAACTCTAGTATACAAGAACTTAAACAGAATATAGAACAACTAGAAAAAGAACTTgctttcaaaaatgaaataattacaaACTACAAATCTAGTGATGAAAACTTAGCTATAGTCTACAAAAAACGAGGAGAGAAACTTGAGAAGAGACATTCTGTTTTGCTCGAAGATCATGAATCTAATAAAGGTACGGTAAAGTTGTTTGAACTAAGAGTTCAAAACTTACAAAAGGAACTTGAAGAATATCAACAAAAGGAAGAACAACAGGCGAAACTTATAGAAGAACAGGAGGAAGCCATAAAACGACTCCATGAATCACAAGACAACGTTATAAACAGTGACAAGCTAGCTAAAGACCTTCTAAAAGTTAAACTAGCTGTGGATGACAAAACCCGGGAATTTCAAAAGATTAAGCAACTTAATGCAGAGTTACTTGGTCAGATTGAGGCGTACAAATCAAAATGTACGGAACTGCAAACAAACATGGAGAAAATCAAAACTGATTTCAACAATCAAACAAAAGAGTTTAGATCAAAATGTGAACAAATTGCATCGCTTCAATACCATATAGATATGGAAAAACGCACAACTAGTGAGTTACAGAAGGAACTCCAATCTTTATTGGGACCACTAAATAATATTCAAGGGCAACAAGGTCAACAAGGAGACCAGAACAACAAAGACGCCTCTATGTACAAAGCTGAATCAATGCGATCTCAAATTCAGTATTTAGAAGGACGTGTTAAATTGGTAGAAGAAAGGCTGGCGCTTTATAGAATATCAGTTCGGGATTCTACAAAAGAAGTAGGCATTGTTTCAACCGACTGCAAAAGACTCGAACAGCTTATAGAACGACTCGTAGTCCATGAATCTACAACAATAGAAAAAACGCTAATAGAACTGAGGGAAAGTACGGAAACTCGTAGGTGTGTCTTAGAAGAGTCAATTGATGAAATACTTAAACAAGCACCAGGTGTTATATCACGTGACGCAAATGAAATTCGCGCTCAAATTACATCACTAAAAAAGCAAGCAGAACAAAGCAGATTGAATGACGTTATTACAAGATGTTCTAGACTATTTCCGAGAATAGAAGCCTGTGAAAAAGCCCAGTTTGCGATTAACGATAAGGTTATAAGCAAACAGTGGAAGGAAAGCACAACTCCACCAAAGTATACACCGAAGCCAAGACGAAGTATAGATCATACAAATACAACATTTTCTGGGTTGCCAAAGAAACCCCCACCGATGCCACTGCTACTTCGATCAAAAACTCACAATGGAAATTCTCCTGTTTGGAAAAGAAAGTATTCTACTTCTATGGATAGCATTTTACTATCTCCAACCTTGATTGATCTGTCTGTTAGTCCAAATCCGTCACCTCGTGCTGCAACGGAAACGAAGTCGAGGGTGTCATTCTTCCCGCCAGGTCGACCACTTTCGGCATTTTCAAATTCGTCTCTTGGAAAGACTAGCCAATAA